CTGACCAAACTGCTTCTAGGAGGCTCATGGGACAGACATAATATTTACATTGAATGGGCTAAGAACCTGTGGAAGAACTTGCCTCTGAATGCAAATGGACTTTGTTGCCATGTTAAGTGGTCAAATGTTTTGCTTTACTTCTGAATGGGATTTCTAGTCCCTTTGAAAAGgttatttgtattttgttgtgtaaacttttttattaattagaaaaaaaatgttctgcacAGTGCTGGTTATAAATAATGTAGAGTGATGGGAGGGAAGCAACTGATTTGTGCTGTTGTAGGTCATATTCAGCATGGAATTAAAGTCAGATACATTTAACTGTAAGGAggggttgggttggttttggttttttcctttggaaaattaaCAAACCTCAGGAACAGTAACTTTTGAATTAGCCCTTCTGCCCAGCTCAGATGCACATACCGTGCTTTTAAATTTCCTGACTCGTCAAGTCAGGATAAAAGGGTGTTGCAGTAAATTTAAGTTTGCACACAGGTATTATTTTACCTGTTTCCTGACTCTTTTTCTCCAGTAATTATGATTTGGCCAAATTTAAAAGTACTTATTCTGTCTTACTAATGGGAACACCAGAGCTGGGTCATGCTGTTGAAGATCAGGATTTTACAATCCTTCCATAAATTGTTGGAACCATAGAAAGTTGCGCAGATCTTTTCAGGacttgaaaatattcttcagtCTTTTAAAGCTGTTTACCTGTGTGAGATTCAGATTTGAGGGAAGAAAGTTGGCTATGGAGACAATACAAAATTTTGGCTATCAGGAGATAGACAGCTGGAATGACAATAACAGAGCATAATATCTTCTTTAAATACAGCCCCACGCCCCACTGTAATCCCctgcatttctctctcttctttcagtgCAGATGGACGTTTTGAGGGAACATCTACAAAAACAGTGGTCAAATATGATGGCACCATTGCTTGGACTCCACCAGCAAACTACAAAAGCTCTTGTACTATTGATGTAACGTTCTTCCCCTTTGACCTTCAAAATTGCTCAATGAAATTTGGTTCCTGGACTTACGATGGCTCACAAGTTGATCTAATTCTTGAAGATTATGACGTTgacaaaagagatttttttgatAATGGAGAATGGGAAATAGTGACTGCAACAGGGAGCAAAGGAAACAGGACTGATGGATGCTGCTGGTATCCTTTTGTTACATATTCCTTTATAATTAGACGTTTGCCACTTTTTTACactttgtttctcattattCCTTGTATAGGGCTTTCATTTCTAACTGTCCTTGTCTTCTATCTTCCTTCAAATGAAGGTGAAAAAATTTCACTCTGCACTTCAGTACTTGTATCTTTGACTGTTTTTCTCCTCGTTATTGAAGAAATCATTCCATCATCCTCTAAAGTTATCCCGCTCATAGGAGAGTACTTGGTGTTCACAATGATATTTGTGACCTTGTCCATCGTGATCACTGTCTTTGCTATCAATATCCACCACCGCTCCTCGTCCACGCACAACGCCATGGCTCCCTGGGTCCGCAAGATATTCCTGCACAAGCTGCCCAAGCTGCTCTGCATGAGGAGCCATGTCGACAGGTACTTTGCTCAGAAGGAGGAGACAGCAAATATGAACGGGTCAGAGTCATCCAGGAACACCTTGGAAGCAGCTCTGGACTCCATCCGCTACATCACAAGACATGTCATGAAGGAGAACGAGGTTCGCGAGGTGGGTGTGCTAgtcctgctgcactgcttttGTGCAAGTGGGAGTTAGCAAGATTGAGAAAATTACAAGTGCAGTAATATGTAGTATGTGTATAAATAGTGTAATATGCAGTTGCATATCAcagatgtgctgcagagctgtgtagttgtttccactggaaaaaaagcGCAAATATGGTACAATACTGAGAATATTCACCTGATACAGTGCAGTATCTGGGGTCTTAAAAagtcttctgctttcttctagAAGATACTGTCATTAGTTACACATTGTCTGTGACAAGAGCATGCGTAACTATTCCCTACAGTGCTGCTGAGATgacaggagaagcagctcttttttcattttaatgttgtACTTGAAGGCTAtcttgaaaaatgcatttgtctTGCATTTCCAATTAAATACTGCCAAGACTTATCTTGAAGCTTTCAATTCCAAATAGAAACAGTTTCAGTGCTGGAACTTGTGTTAGTTTAAATACAGGCTATATGTTGGTCATTTTGTGCTCAGATGGAACATGGACTCAATGACTTCCTAAGGGTTCTCTTCTACCCTTACTATTACTTGTCCCTAAGTTTTAGCAAAAGATGTCAGAGGCTTTTATTCAGTCTGTGCATTTGCACTCTTGAGTTATCCTTTATGAATGTTTACAACATTTGTGTAAGAGTATTAGAAATCTGTGttctttcatgctttttaaGCTATCACCATTGCATCAGAGACTGAAATGCAGTTTCCAGTCTAGCGCAGAAGTTTGTAGAAATACAGAAGTTTGTTGAGTACTGTTTCTGATGGCAAAGCCTGAGCCTCTTTCAGTCTATGTGGGAATTGCTGTCTTCAGAAGGCTCTGGTTGCTGAGAGTGTTCTCCCATACAAGACTAGGAGTGATGTGCCTCCTCTAATGTGCCTTCTCAGGACTTGATTCTGACATTGTCACAAGAGACATGGCCTAGATTTGTAATAAATGTATCTGCTGTACTGTTAAAGCAGCATCTAATACCCCTGCATCGTATGAACAACAGAAATAGAATCCTTTGCTATTAAATACATCATTTCCTGTAAATTGAGGGTTGACTGTGAGTGACAAGTAGtaagtattttggttttcaagTGTAATGTTGTTACTATAAACCTTGGAAATTAATATACAGCTGACTGGGGATTCACTTGTTTTATTATTACTGGGTTCCAGAGAATGCAAGCTTTAATTGCAAAAGTTGTTATTAACACTAGACAGCTAGTGCTTACATCTTAGGAAGCATTAGGCTTGGAAAATGTGGATGGCTCCAGTTCAAATCCAAGACAATTGTTTGGCAGGGTTTTAATTTGCTTGCACAATTATATCTGCAGTACTTGCAAAACTGTGTATAGATGGGAATAATTTTATCAAAAAGGAAAGTAGTCTCGAAACTACTGGGAGTATTCTCCCCAGTGTGCAATTCTGTGCAGCTTTCAGCGATTgtagcacagcagctgctctgtactaacaattttttaaaaaaaagtattattacAATTTGagaggtttggttttggttttcttgttagttttttgttgtgggttgctggttttggttggttggagtttttttacAACTTTTGCTTCCAACTCCTGCTTGGGAAATCCACGTTTTGATGTTGTGTGCCATGAATCCTGCAGTATGTTAGAAAATGGCAGGCCAGTCTCATCTCTAGAGATGAGGATGTTTGGGGTCAATTTCTGCATCAAAATCTACATTGCTTATCAGTCTTCACAGAGGGAAGCTTGCTTCTGTTCTAACTCACAGTATAATTATAAAATGTTGTTCAAGAGGGTTATCATATGGACGTGGTTGAAAAAAGTGTACTTTGAAGTAACTCAGAATTGCAGGATTTGGTGCTGTGTTTTTGCCTGCTCTTGCACACACTGACCAACTCTTGTGCTCTTTGTGTTTTAGGTTGTTGAAGACTGGAAATACATTGCTCAGGTGCTTGATCGAATGTTCCTATGGGCTTTTCTTCTGGTTTCAATAATTGGATCACTTGTGTTATTTATTCCTGTAATTCATAAATGGGCAAGTATAATAGTACCTACCCATATAGGCAGTacaaatgcataaaatatttttggagcCATGTCCTAGTGATTTGGCTCTAAGTTTTGCAGTAGCTCTGTTTCCATGCATGTTCGTTGTAGGCATGTTTCTGATAGAGAGAAGAAGAATTCCTAAACTAGAAAATTAGGTTTTTCTTAAAGTATGGCATTCCCAGGACACAAAGAAGTCGATTTGCTTATTGCCAGTCTACTGAGCTACTGCTAAGCCAGGTCAGAATTAAAAGAACCTGCTCAAGCCATGGCATGTATGATTTATCGAAAAAGCATACACTGACACCTACTGTGATATAGAaggatttcaattttttaatgatGATCACTGTAGTCCAATTATTAAATTACTGTATAAATTGTTATactgaatattaaatatttgcagttaTACAGTAGAGTTGCTTATTTCAATTTAGTATACAAAGGAGAATTTTTATTAGTTCTCTTCAGTGTGTTGTAGAAGTCTGAAATTTTGCcagagtaatttaaaataataataaaaatacaagttaAACTTCCTGTGTATATAATATACAAGTAAGAACAAGCAATTTGGCCATGTTTGTCCTTTATAAATTTTTGGTGGAATTTGCTGCTaaattttcaagctttttaATTCTATGATACCAACATGAGCATTTAATAAGCCTTAAAATGCCTAAAGCATGTGTGCATATTGATGTCTCCATCAGCTTTGGAAAGGAAGGCAAAGGCAGGTAACTGAGTTCCCAAATTGCATGAGTATTCTAAGGGGCTGGAAcattcagatttcttttctcttgataAAGAATTTGATACAGTATGTGAGTTTGCAGACATGTGCAATATTTCCTGTCTTTGGGTGCTTCTCAGAATTAAGATTTTAAGTACATGCAGAAGGAATTTGTAGCACGTCTTTCTGAAGGAAATGGGTTATAGATTATTGTGCTGTGGAACCAAATGGAGATGATCAAAGATTTTCACATTTGTTAAACTGAACTTAAGAGAGCTACCTTGGGTTAGTTCATTCACCTATAAAACCATATGTAACTCTCAAGGCCTCAAAGGTTTtgatatttcctttttcctaaGAGCACTGAAAACAAACTTGCCATTTTTCAATTATTCCattaagatatatttttacatCTATTCCAATGCcacctttcttcctttcttagtagctttatttctggaaaagacTGTAAAAAGTTGGGTGTTTTCCTACACTaaagttttttcagttttgttcgTAATATAATTGCATCCTGTAGGCCTAATACAGGAGTTCCAGGCTAGAGCAAATCTTAGgaagtttttgtttgcttaaatTACTACATGAATATTAACATGTTTAGGTGAGGATTTTTACTGTAAACCGTGATATCTTCAATGGTTTTAAGTTTTTAAAGTGATTATAAATTTGAACAGCAGATACATATTTCTCCCACACCCCCTCCCAGATCTCCTTTAGAATAGCCCTGCACTGATCATAATAGTGATTGCTTATGTCATAACTTATATAtaattgaattatttatttcaaagtgcTTTAATCTACAGGATATTCTTGGCTTTGTGTAGTTTTTAAAGCCTCACAGGTAGGGAAATTATGTCAAGCAGgcctctttttaaattttttttttaacagcagttGGGAAGTCACTCTTCTTCAGTTAGACAATTGCATCTGACATTGGATATCCATGTTTCCTCTATTCCCATCATAACTTTAAAGGTGAATTTGCAAAGATTATCTGATTTAATACATTAATATAAGAGCTTTAACTTCTTAGTATTACTTGGGTTAAACAATGCATCAATGACTTTCTGTGCAAGTTGTAGAAGTACTTCAGATAGCTTGTTTCCTCTTCAAATacaacatttcttttgaaagtcTTTCACAGGTTTGAATTACTGAGATTTACTCCTACctgaagagaaagcagagtACAACTGTAGAttagatatatattttatttttttaactttccatTTAATCTCTTTCCCCCTGTTAAATGATGTCTCCAGGCTGCCCAGTTATATCATGATGGGCAGCACATTGCCCCAGTGGAGTCACTCTCTTTGCTACAGTAACTCACAGTTTTTGCAAATGCATGGATTTCT
The sequence above is drawn from the Ficedula albicollis isolate OC2 chromosome 10, FicAlb1.5, whole genome shotgun sequence genome and encodes:
- the CHRNA5 gene encoding neuronal acetylcholine receptor subunit alpha-5, coding for MALSGQNAPEAEAVSEPSFIAKSEDRLFKHLFEDYQRWVRPVERLNDTIKIKFGLAISQLVDVDEKNQLMTTNVWLKQEWIDVKLRWNPEDYAGITSIRVPSDSIWIPDIVLYDNADGRFEGTSTKTVVKYDGTIAWTPPANYKSSCTIDVTFFPFDLQNCSMKFGSWTYDGSQVDLILEDYDVDKRDFFDNGEWEIVTATGSKGNRTDGCCWYPFVTYSFIIRRLPLFYTLFLIIPCIGLSFLTVLVFYLPSNEGEKISLCTSVLVSLTVFLLVIEEIIPSSSKVIPLIGEYLVFTMIFVTLSIVITVFAINIHHRSSSTHNAMAPWVRKIFLHKLPKLLCMRSHVDRYFAQKEETANMNGSESSRNTLEAALDSIRYITRHVMKENEVREVVEDWKYIAQVLDRMFLWAFLLVSIIGSLVLFIPVIHKWASIIVPTHIGSTNA